The following proteins are co-located in the Doryrhamphus excisus isolate RoL2022-K1 chromosome 3, RoL_Dexc_1.0, whole genome shotgun sequence genome:
- the fbxo7 gene encoding F-box only protein 7 isoform X1, which yields MKLRVRIRKQTCKVDLFGPESTLKELTEHIQGVLLPSHGLSRDVEFGLSLNGAELLSDAGQRLSTCGVVPGDLIRVLLPGAVDASPGKPPAETTTAGGQAGMTSSGGCGPAPSDPSEASCSSGPRAPPVLSWEPMLCGEAGEGQAPRSLELLYRGAAVTCPSDAIVVAAHLLMLETGFTPQDSEVKATEMPAEWRSGGGAYRLQYTHTLCERGVATVVAVRMRPMLIIEAILQVGDSASMAAKMCVDPSSYVTEAWPGESAAATFLSLSRLSRVFKDQLVYPLIAATREALSLPVAFGLAALPPELLLLVLRLLDVRSLLRLSAVCKHLHASTDDPALWRHLVRRDFSDHNWQGETNWKELYKSFYRFRQKGGCVDRPCSLPLIHRHIFSPAPYSPFPGIIGGAYDLRPAVPYGVLPTPRYDPIGPPLHSSLDSERRRRRSDPRPPPGGARAADVRQGFI from the exons ATGAAGCTGCGTGTCCGCATCCGCAAGCAGACCTGCAAAGTGGACCTGTTCGGACCCGAGTCCACTTTGAAGGAGCTGACGGAACACATCCAGGGCGTCCTGCTGCCCTCCCACGGCCTGAG TCGGGACGTGGAGTTCGGTCTTTCTCTGAACGGCGCCGAGCTCCTTTCTGACGCGGGCCAGAGGCTGTCCACCTGCGGCGTGGTCCCCGGAGATCTCATCCGCGTGTTGCTTCCCGGCGCCGTGGACGCTTCGCCAGGCAAGCCCCCCGCCGAGACGACGACGGCCGGCGGGCAGGCCGGGATGACCTCCAGCGGG GGCtgtggccccgccccctccgaCCCATCAGAGGCGTCGTGCTCCTCCGGCCCCCGAGCGCCGCCCGTCCTCAGTTGGGAACCCATGCTGTGCGGCGAGGCCGGCGAAGGCCAGGCGCCGCGCTCTCTGGAGCTGCTCTATCGCGGCGCCGCCGTCACCTGTCCCAGCGACGCCATCGTGGTGGCCGCTCACCTCCTCATGCTGGAGACGGGATTCACGCCGCAG GATAGCGAGGTGAAGGCCACGGAGATGCCAGCTGAATGGCGGTCGGGGGGTGGAGCTTACAGACTCCAGTACACGCACACGTTGTGCGAAAGGGGCGTGGCTACGGTGGTGGCGGTGCGCATGAGGCCCATGCTCATCATCGAAG CCATTCTGCAGGTGGGCGACAGCGCCAGCATGGCGGCTAAGATGTGCGTGGACCCCTCCAGCTACGTGACGGAGGCGTGGCCAG GCGAGAGCGCGGCCGCCACCTTCCTGTCCCTGAGTCGACTGTCGCGAGTCTTCAAAGACCAGCTGGTGTACCCGCTGATCGCCGCCACACGTGAAG CCCTCTCTCTGCCCGTGGCCTTCGGCCTGGCGGCGCTCCCTCCcgagctcctcctcctcgtgcTGCGCCTGCTGGACGTGCGCTCGCTGCTGAGACTGTCGGCCGTCTGCAAGCACCTGCACGCCTCCACCGACGACCCGGCGCTCTGGAGACACCTGGTGCGCCGCGACTTCAGCG ACCACAACTGGCAGGGAGAAACCAACTGGAAGGAG ctctaCAAAAGTTTCTACCGGTTCCGCCAAAAAGGAGGATGTGTGGACCGGCCCTGCTCCCTCCCCCTTATCCATCGCCACATCTTCAGTCCCGCCCCCTACTCGCCATTCCCTGGCATCATCGGCGGCGCATACGACCTGAGACCCGCCGTCCCCTACGGCGTGCTTCCCACACCTCGCTACGACCCCATCGGTCCGCCTCTTCACAGCTCGCTGGACAGCGAGCGCCGACGGCGGCGCAGCGACCCCCGACCGCCGCCGGGTGGCGCTCGGGCGGCTGACGTCAGACAAGGGTTCATCTGA
- the fbxo7 gene encoding F-box only protein 7 isoform X2 yields the protein MTRDVEFGLSLNGAELLSDAGQRLSTCGVVPGDLIRVLLPGAVDASPGKPPAETTTAGGQAGMTSSGGCGPAPSDPSEASCSSGPRAPPVLSWEPMLCGEAGEGQAPRSLELLYRGAAVTCPSDAIVVAAHLLMLETGFTPQDSEVKATEMPAEWRSGGGAYRLQYTHTLCERGVATVVAVRMRPMLIIEAILQVGDSASMAAKMCVDPSSYVTEAWPGESAAATFLSLSRLSRVFKDQLVYPLIAATREALSLPVAFGLAALPPELLLLVLRLLDVRSLLRLSAVCKHLHASTDDPALWRHLVRRDFSDHNWQGETNWKELYKSFYRFRQKGGCVDRPCSLPLIHRHIFSPAPYSPFPGIIGGAYDLRPAVPYGVLPTPRYDPIGPPLHSSLDSERRRRRSDPRPPPGGARAADVRQGFI from the exons ATGAC TCGGGACGTGGAGTTCGGTCTTTCTCTGAACGGCGCCGAGCTCCTTTCTGACGCGGGCCAGAGGCTGTCCACCTGCGGCGTGGTCCCCGGAGATCTCATCCGCGTGTTGCTTCCCGGCGCCGTGGACGCTTCGCCAGGCAAGCCCCCCGCCGAGACGACGACGGCCGGCGGGCAGGCCGGGATGACCTCCAGCGGG GGCtgtggccccgccccctccgaCCCATCAGAGGCGTCGTGCTCCTCCGGCCCCCGAGCGCCGCCCGTCCTCAGTTGGGAACCCATGCTGTGCGGCGAGGCCGGCGAAGGCCAGGCGCCGCGCTCTCTGGAGCTGCTCTATCGCGGCGCCGCCGTCACCTGTCCCAGCGACGCCATCGTGGTGGCCGCTCACCTCCTCATGCTGGAGACGGGATTCACGCCGCAG GATAGCGAGGTGAAGGCCACGGAGATGCCAGCTGAATGGCGGTCGGGGGGTGGAGCTTACAGACTCCAGTACACGCACACGTTGTGCGAAAGGGGCGTGGCTACGGTGGTGGCGGTGCGCATGAGGCCCATGCTCATCATCGAAG CCATTCTGCAGGTGGGCGACAGCGCCAGCATGGCGGCTAAGATGTGCGTGGACCCCTCCAGCTACGTGACGGAGGCGTGGCCAG GCGAGAGCGCGGCCGCCACCTTCCTGTCCCTGAGTCGACTGTCGCGAGTCTTCAAAGACCAGCTGGTGTACCCGCTGATCGCCGCCACACGTGAAG CCCTCTCTCTGCCCGTGGCCTTCGGCCTGGCGGCGCTCCCTCCcgagctcctcctcctcgtgcTGCGCCTGCTGGACGTGCGCTCGCTGCTGAGACTGTCGGCCGTCTGCAAGCACCTGCACGCCTCCACCGACGACCCGGCGCTCTGGAGACACCTGGTGCGCCGCGACTTCAGCG ACCACAACTGGCAGGGAGAAACCAACTGGAAGGAG ctctaCAAAAGTTTCTACCGGTTCCGCCAAAAAGGAGGATGTGTGGACCGGCCCTGCTCCCTCCCCCTTATCCATCGCCACATCTTCAGTCCCGCCCCCTACTCGCCATTCCCTGGCATCATCGGCGGCGCATACGACCTGAGACCCGCCGTCCCCTACGGCGTGCTTCCCACACCTCGCTACGACCCCATCGGTCCGCCTCTTCACAGCTCGCTGGACAGCGAGCGCCGACGGCGGCGCAGCGACCCCCGACCGCCGCCGGGTGGCGCTCGGGCGGCTGACGTCAGACAAGGGTTCATCTGA
- the kiaa0930 gene encoding uncharacterized protein KIAA0930 homolog isoform X1, giving the protein MASVPGSCEEDPAELDGSLQQMLKAIADERNRLNIRQEMSGLGCFKDDRIVFWTWMFSTYFMEKWALQQDDMLFYVRRKLAYVGADNTEGKKVEVEVYRRDSKKLPGLGDPDIDWEESVYLNLILQKLDYVVTCAVCTRSDAGDIHIHKKKCQEVFASPSKHAMDSKGEESKMSYPNIFFMIDNFEEVFSDMTVGEGEMVCVELVASDKSNTFQGVIFQGSIRYEALKKVYDNRVSMAAKMAQRMSFGFYKYNNMEFVRMKGPQGKGHAEMAVSRVPTGDTSPCGTEDEHVTPVHERVTSFSTPPTPERNRPAFFSPSLRRKIPRHRMAEMKKSHSANDSEEFFREEEDEDLHSATNLRSRSLSGTGRSLVGSWLKLNRSDDYFLLYSHLTYVTLPLHRITTDILEVRQKPILMA; this is encoded by the exons ATGGCGTCTGTACCGGGCTCGTGTGAGGAGGACCCCGCCGAACTGGACGGCTCTCTGCAGCAGATGCTCAAGGCCATCGCCGACGAGCGGAACCGACTGAACATCCGGCAGGAGATGAGCGGACTGG gTTGCTTTAAGGATGACCGGATCGTGTTCTGGACGTGGATGTTCTCCACCTACTTCATGGAGAAGTGGGCTCTCCAGCAGGACGACATGCTCTTCTACGTGCGCAGGAAGTTGGCCTACGTGGGCGCCGACAACACTGAGGGCAAGAAG GTGGAGGTGGAAGTCTACAGGAGAGACTCCAAGAAGCTTCCGGGCCTCGGAGATCCGGACATCGACTGGGAGGAGAGCGTCTACCTCAACCTTATCCTGCAGAAG CTGGACTACGTGGTGACGTGCGCCGTGTGCACGCGCTCAGACGCGGGTGACATCCACATCCACAAGAAGAAATGCCAG gaagtgtttgcCTCGCCCAGCAAACACGCTATGGACAGCAAGGGGGAGGAGTCAAAGATGAGCTACCCCAACATCTTCTTCATGATCGACAACTTTGAGGAG GTGTTCAGCGACATGACGGTGGGGGAGGGGGAGATGGTGTGCGTGGAGCTGGTGGCCAGCGACAAGAGCAACACCTTCCAGGGCGTCATCTTCCAGGGCTCCATCCGCTACGAGGCGCTCAAGAAAGTCTACGACAACCGG GTGAGCATGGCCGCCAAGATGGCCCAGCGCATGTCGTTTGGCTTCTACAAGTACAACAACATGGAGTTCGTGAGGATGAAGGGGCCGCAGGGCAAAGGTCACGCCGAGATGGCCGTCAGCAGGGTGCCCACCGGCGACACCTCCCCCTGCGGCACGGAGGACGAGCATGTGACGCCGGTGCACGAGCGG GTGACGTCGTTCAGCACGCCCCCCACCCCTGAGAGGAACCGCCCCGCCTTCTTCTCGCCGTCGCTCAGGCGTAAGATTCCTCGCCACAGGATGGCCGAGATGAAGAAGTCCCACTCCGCCAACGACAGCGAGGAATTCTTCCGGGAGGAGGAAGACGAAG ACCTCCACAGCGCCACCAATCTGCGGTCACGCTCGCTGTCAGGGACGGGTCGTTCTCTGGTGGGGTCTTGGCTGAAACTGAACCGCAGCGATGACTACTTCCTGCTCTACTCCCACCTGACCTACGTCACCTTGCCTTTGCACCGCATCACCACAG acATCTTGGAGGTGCGCCAGAAGCCCATCCTGATGGCGTAG
- the kiaa0930 gene encoding uncharacterized protein KIAA0930 homolog isoform X2: protein MFSTYFMEKWALQQDDMLFYVRRKLAYVGADNTEGKKVEVEVYRRDSKKLPGLGDPDIDWEESVYLNLILQKLDYVVTCAVCTRSDAGDIHIHKKKCQEVFASPSKHAMDSKGEESKMSYPNIFFMIDNFEEVFSDMTVGEGEMVCVELVASDKSNTFQGVIFQGSIRYEALKKVYDNRVSMAAKMAQRMSFGFYKYNNMEFVRMKGPQGKGHAEMAVSRVPTGDTSPCGTEDEHVTPVHERVTSFSTPPTPERNRPAFFSPSLRRKIPRHRMAEMKKSHSANDSEEFFREEEDEDLHSATNLRSRSLSGTGRSLVGSWLKLNRSDDYFLLYSHLTYVTLPLHRITTDILEVRQKPILMA from the exons ATGTTCTCCACCTACTTCATGGAGAAGTGGGCTCTCCAGCAGGACGACATGCTCTTCTACGTGCGCAGGAAGTTGGCCTACGTGGGCGCCGACAACACTGAGGGCAAGAAG GTGGAGGTGGAAGTCTACAGGAGAGACTCCAAGAAGCTTCCGGGCCTCGGAGATCCGGACATCGACTGGGAGGAGAGCGTCTACCTCAACCTTATCCTGCAGAAG CTGGACTACGTGGTGACGTGCGCCGTGTGCACGCGCTCAGACGCGGGTGACATCCACATCCACAAGAAGAAATGCCAG gaagtgtttgcCTCGCCCAGCAAACACGCTATGGACAGCAAGGGGGAGGAGTCAAAGATGAGCTACCCCAACATCTTCTTCATGATCGACAACTTTGAGGAG GTGTTCAGCGACATGACGGTGGGGGAGGGGGAGATGGTGTGCGTGGAGCTGGTGGCCAGCGACAAGAGCAACACCTTCCAGGGCGTCATCTTCCAGGGCTCCATCCGCTACGAGGCGCTCAAGAAAGTCTACGACAACCGG GTGAGCATGGCCGCCAAGATGGCCCAGCGCATGTCGTTTGGCTTCTACAAGTACAACAACATGGAGTTCGTGAGGATGAAGGGGCCGCAGGGCAAAGGTCACGCCGAGATGGCCGTCAGCAGGGTGCCCACCGGCGACACCTCCCCCTGCGGCACGGAGGACGAGCATGTGACGCCGGTGCACGAGCGG GTGACGTCGTTCAGCACGCCCCCCACCCCTGAGAGGAACCGCCCCGCCTTCTTCTCGCCGTCGCTCAGGCGTAAGATTCCTCGCCACAGGATGGCCGAGATGAAGAAGTCCCACTCCGCCAACGACAGCGAGGAATTCTTCCGGGAGGAGGAAGACGAAG ACCTCCACAGCGCCACCAATCTGCGGTCACGCTCGCTGTCAGGGACGGGTCGTTCTCTGGTGGGGTCTTGGCTGAAACTGAACCGCAGCGATGACTACTTCCTGCTCTACTCCCACCTGACCTACGTCACCTTGCCTTTGCACCGCATCACCACAG acATCTTGGAGGTGCGCCAGAAGCCCATCCTGATGGCGTAG
- the nup50 gene encoding nuclear pore complex protein Nup50 has product MAKRIADKELTDRNWDQEEEGEEAGTFSLASEDVLKNRAIKKAKRRNIGAEGDGVGAFKGFKGFSMSAPPFSAFGSKGLGGLTNGNGVTPSFGGSSSSSPAVATPSTTAGAALNGSVPATPSSDITGKLSNGPAPGGGGKEYSRQLTALNCSVRDWITKHVNDNPLCNLNPIFRDYERHLASIERQYGAAPSEEKKAGGTPPTGAAPTGAAPPSSSSSGGGLAVSPSCKDKTEDKGAPVPPGVTFNFGQKVDPAAGGSLGSKATPPGFFSGQSSLFGSASFIGSKSEDAKSTDDNAGDESYEPPKPEVREVKEDNAFYSKKCKVFYKKEAEFKEKGVGTLHLKRTTEGKTQMIVRADTNLGNILLNILLHATMPCSRVGKNNVMVVCVPNPPVDDNDPASPVPLLIRVKTPEDADELHKTLDQQKG; this is encoded by the exons ATGGCCAAGCGGATCGCTGACAAGGAGCTGACGGACAGGAACTGGGATCAGGAGGAGGAAGGCGAGGAG GCCGGAACCTTCTCTCTGGCCAGCGAGGATGTGCTGAAGAACCGCGCCATCAAAAAGGCCAAGCGGCGAAACATCGGTGCTGAG GGCGACGGGGTCGGTGCCTTCAAGGGCTTTAAAGGGTTCTCCATGAGCGCCCCCCCGTTCTCTGCTTTTGGATCCAAGGGCCTGGGGGGTCTGACCAACGGGAATGGCGTCACGCCGTCTTTCGGCGGTTCGTCGTCATCGTCACCTGCTGTGGCCACGCCCTCCACGACGGCTG GGGCGGCTTTGAATGGCTCCGTGCCTGCCACGCCCTCTTCTGACATCACAGGAAAGCTGTCCAATGGCCCCGCCCCCGGCGGCGGCGGCAAGGAGTACAGCCGGCAGCTGACGGCGCTCAACTGCTCCGTGCGCGACTGGATCACCAAGCACGTCAACGACAACCCGCTGTGCAACCTCAACCCCATCTTCCGCGATTACGAGCGTCACCTGGCCAGCATCGAGCGGCAGTACGGGGCCGCCCCCTCGGAAGAGAAGAAGGCAGGCGGGACGCCGCCCACCGGCGCCGCGCCCACCGGCGCCGCacccccctcttcctcctcgtccgGCGGCGGCTTGGCCGTCTCTCCTTCCTGCAAGGACAAGACGGAAGACAAAGGCGCTCCGGTCCCGCCTGGCGTCACCTTCAACTTCGGCCAGAAGGTGGACCCCGCAGCGGGGGGCTCCTTGGGGTCCAAAGCCACGCCCCCCGGCTTCTTCTCGGGACAGAGCTCCTTGTTTGGCAGCGCGTCCTTCATCGGGTCCAAGAGCGAGGACGCCAAGTCGACAg ACGACAACGCCGGCGACGAGTCCTACGAGCCGCCCAAGCCCGAAGTCAGGGAGGTCAAGGAGGACAACGCCTTCTACTCCAAGAA gtgtaAAGTCTTCTACAAGAAGGAGGCGGAGTTTAAGGAGAAGGGCGTGGGCACGCTGCACCTCAAACGCACCACGGAGGGAAAAACTCAGATGATCGTTCGAGCCGACACCAACCTCG GAAACATCCTGCTCAACATCCTGCTGCACGCCACCATGCCGTGCTCGCGGGTGGGCAAGAACAACGTGATGGTGGTGTGCGTGCCCAACCCCCCCGTCGACGACAACGACCCCGCCAGCCCCGTGCCGCTCCTCATCCGCGTCAAGACGCCGGAGGACGCCGACGAGCTCCACAAGACCCTGGACCAGCAGAAAGGCTGA